In Bacillota bacterium, one DNA window encodes the following:
- a CDS encoding tripartite tricarboxylate transporter permease: MLSAILAEALRPDTLLIMFACIVAGLIAGALPGISATMAVALLVPFTFTMDPTRGLIALGAIYMAAIYGGAFSAILINAPGTPSSIGTTFDGYPMARQGRGEQAIITATIASVTGGLIGVLFLAFLAPPLASVSLKFGPPEYFWLAVFGLTIVASLSSGSLLKGAIGALFGLLLSTVGIAPIGGDVRFTFGQPELQAGVELVVALIGFFCIPEIITMAANARRAGKVEVLTYQRRRGVFGETVRAVLAQPVNLLRSAFIGMWVGLLPGAGGSVANLVAYDAARRSSRQPERFGTGVIDGVIATESANNAVVGASMVPLFTLGIPGAPPDAVIYGVLLLHGLRPGAELFTTQGKIVYTFIVALALATLVMAPIGIWGGRLLNRLVSVLPTRYLVPGVFALTVVGSYAIRNNFFDVVIMLVLGVAGYALKRLGVHPAPVVLGLVLGPIAEEGFVQGLLMGAGLPRRWLIFFIRPISWILILLSAFSLAWPFVSAAMRRRQEAARRAEEVAM; encoded by the coding sequence ATGCTCAGCGCCATCCTTGCCGAAGCCCTTCGGCCGGACACCCTGCTCATCATGTTCGCCTGCATCGTGGCGGGCCTGATCGCGGGGGCGTTGCCGGGGATCAGCGCCACGATGGCCGTGGCTCTGCTCGTACCGTTCACGTTCACCATGGATCCAACCCGGGGCCTCATCGCCCTGGGCGCCATCTACATGGCAGCGATTTACGGCGGGGCCTTTTCGGCCATCCTCATCAACGCGCCCGGCACCCCGTCCTCCATCGGCACGACCTTCGACGGCTACCCGATGGCGCGCCAGGGACGGGGCGAGCAGGCCATCATCACGGCCACCATCGCCTCCGTCACCGGCGGCCTCATCGGGGTTCTGTTCCTGGCCTTTCTGGCCCCGCCCCTGGCGTCCGTCTCGCTCAAGTTCGGCCCGCCGGAGTACTTCTGGCTGGCCGTGTTCGGGCTGACCATCGTGGCGAGCCTCTCCAGCGGGTCACTGCTCAAAGGTGCCATCGGGGCCCTCTTTGGCCTTCTGCTCAGCACTGTGGGTATCGCCCCCATCGGCGGCGACGTGCGCTTCACGTTCGGGCAGCCCGAGCTTCAGGCCGGCGTTGAACTGGTCGTGGCCCTCATCGGCTTCTTCTGCATCCCCGAAATCATCACCATGGCCGCCAATGCCCGGCGGGCCGGCAAGGTCGAAGTCCTCACCTACCAACGCCGCAGGGGCGTCTTCGGCGAGACGGTGCGGGCCGTGCTCGCCCAGCCGGTCAACCTCCTGCGATCCGCCTTCATCGGCATGTGGGTCGGGCTTCTCCCCGGGGCAGGCGGCAGCGTGGCCAACCTGGTGGCGTACGACGCCGCCAGGCGATCCTCCCGCCAGCCCGAGCGCTTCGGCACGGGGGTTATCGACGGCGTCATCGCCACGGAGTCGGCCAACAACGCCGTGGTCGGCGCCAGCATGGTGCCCCTGTTCACTCTGGGAATCCCGGGCGCCCCGCCGGATGCCGTCATATACGGGGTGCTGCTCCTCCACGGCCTGCGGCCCGGCGCCGAACTCTTCACGACCCAGGGCAAGATCGTCTACACCTTCATCGTGGCGCTGGCGCTGGCGACGCTCGTGATGGCACCCATCGGGATCTGGGGCGGGAGGCTCTTGAACCGCCTCGTGAGCGTCCTCCCGACGCGTTACCTCGTACCCGGCGTCTTTGCACTGACCGTGGTGGGGTCGTACGCCATCCGCAACAACTTCTTCGACGTCGTCATCATGCTGGTGCTGGGGGTGGCCGGGTACGCGCTGAAGCGGCTCGGCGTCCACCCGGCGCCGGTCGTCCTGGGGCTCGTCCTCGGGCCGATTGCCGAGGAGGGGTTCGTCCAGGGGCTCCTCATGGGAGCCGGTTTGCCCCGCCGGTGGCTCATCTTCTTCATCCGCCCCATCTCCTGGATCCTGATCCTGCTGAGCGCCTTCTCGCTCGCCTGGCCTTTCGTCTCGGCAGCCATGCGGCGCCGGCAAGAGGCTGCACGGCGGGCCGAAGAGGTGGCGATGTAG